Genomic segment of Oscillospiraceae bacterium:
TGAACGACAATGTTAAGGATCTATTGGAGAAAGTTAAAGAAAAAGGCACTGCCGCGGCTGAAATTGCTGGCAAGACAGCCAGTTCCGCTGGCAAAAAGGCGGGTGAAATTTGGAGTATTACTCGTTTGCGCATGCAGGTCTATGACCTCAATACGGAGTTAAGCAACCTTTACCGCCAGATGGGTGAAATTGTCTATACTGCGCATATTGATGTCGAGGCCGATACGTCCGACATTGAAGGCTTGCTCGAACAGGCAGAACAGAAAATCAACGCCATCAACCTGCGCCGTGAAAAAATTGAAGTACTTAAGCTCAAAGGAAAAGACGATAAAGACGATGATGAATAAATCAATGCAACTTGTGCAAGACATGGCGCAATCACTCCGTGAACATGTCGGTGATTTTTCACCGCAAGTTGTGTTGGTGCTCGGCTCGGGATTAGGAGAATTTGCTGAGTTGGTAGAAAACGTCACCATTGTGCCCTACACAGATGTTGCGCATATGCCGCAATCGACAGCGCCGGGTCATGCCGGAAATTTTGTCTTTGGAATGCTCGAAGGCAAGCGCGTGGTGGTTATGCAAGGCCGACCGCACTACTACGAGGGGCATGATGTTGATGCCGTAGTACTGCCGTTGCGCGCTTTGCGATTGATGGGCGCAAGTGCGATGATTGTTACCAATGCGGCAGGCGGTGTGAACACTAAATATAACACTTGTGACCTAATGCTGATTGTCGATCACATTAAATTGTTTACGCCAACGCCGCTGCGGGGAGCAAATCTTGCTGAGTTTGGCACGCGGTTTCCCGATATGACATATGCCTACTCGCCGAAACTGCGTGAAATTGCGTGCAAAGTGGCGAGCGACAGGGGCATCAAATTACACGAGGGTGTGTATATGTACTTCCCGGGGCCGCAGTTTGAGACGCCCGCTGAGGTGCGCGCTGCCCGTGTTTTGGGTGCCGATGCTGTGGGCATGTCAACAGTGTACGAAGTCATCGCGGCAGTACACGCCGGATACCACGTGATGGGCGTCTCTGTCATCAGCAATATGGCAGCGGGTGTGTT
This window contains:
- a CDS encoding purine-nucleoside phosphorylase: MNKSMQLVQDMAQSLREHVGDFSPQVVLVLGSGLGEFAELVENVTIVPYTDVAHMPQSTAPGHAGNFVFGMLEGKRVVVMQGRPHYYEGHDVDAVVLPLRALRLMGASAMIVTNAAGGVNTKYNTCDLMLIVDHIKLFTPTPLRGANLAEFGTRFPDMTYAYSPKLREIACKVASDRGIKLHEGVYMYFPGPQFETPAEVRAARVLGADAVGMSTVYEVIAAVHAGYHVMGVSVISNMAAGVLPVKLSGDDVNEAAEVARPYFAELILGCLRDMP